Proteins encoded within one genomic window of Glycine soja cultivar W05 chromosome 1, ASM419377v2, whole genome shotgun sequence:
- the LOC114405209 gene encoding dirigent protein 19-like has translation MVTKFLIFFFLSIIALTSVTAEDGTGFVGSPNRKFLGLKTKEKLSHFRFYWHDILTGSNPSAIQIIPSVPKYNTTTSFGLVRILDNPLTLGPELSSKQVGRAEGLYASASRSELSLLMVMNFALTEGKYNGSTITIMGRNRALSKVSREMPVIGGSGIFRFARGYALVKTHSSDPKTMQATVEYNVYVLHY, from the coding sequence ATGGTTACTAAATTCCTcatattcttctttctttccatcATTGCCCTCACCTCTGTCACTGCCGAAGATGGCACAGGTTTCGTGGGCTCACCAAACCGTAAGTTCCTGGGCCTGAAAACCAAAGAAAAACTCAGCCATTTCAGGTTCTATTGGCATGACATATTGACCGGAAGCAACCCCTCCGCTATTCAAATCATTCCCTCAGTTCCAAAATACAACACAACCACTTCGTTTGGTTTGGTAAGAATCTTAGACAACCCTTTAACCTTGGGACCGGAGTTGAGCTCGAAGCAAGTGGGGAGGGCCGAAGGGCTCTACGCGTCGGCGTCGCGGTCGGAGCTTAGCCTTCTGATGGTCATGAACTTCGCCCTAACCGAAGGAAAGTACAATGGCAGCACCATCACCATTATGGGAAGGAATAGGGCTCTCAGCAAGGTTAGCAGGGAGATGCCTGTGATTGGTGGTAGTGGGATTTTCCGGTTTGCTAGGGGATATGCCCTGGTCAAGACTCATTCTTCTGATCCTAAGACCATGCAAGCTACGGTTGAGTACAACGTTTATGTTCTTCATTATTGA